The Pseudomonadota bacterium genome includes a region encoding these proteins:
- the lapB gene encoding lipopolysaccharide assembly protein LapB, with the protein MLELTVLFLLLPVAAATGWWLARRQSAGRSRSRTHALSSNYFRGLNYLLNEQPDKAIEVFLKLVDVNQDTVETHLALGNLFRRRGEMDKAIRFHKHIITRPGLTDEQRTQALMELGQDYMQAGLLDRAERLFNDLVVHDEHDARPARLLLDIYQQEKDWEQAIEQARRLHQIDADGSASLIAHLYCEQARQRMADGESVDQVLQALRQARRYDSGSARARLIEAELDKRERRWSEAALNYRAACELDPDCLVFALDDLLESHRLARRKDLESWLETLVERRPMTTSILALARMKAEHSPERAVEFLLDHLSRRPTVRGLEYLIELVYKQGVSLDRVGPELIQDLMRRLIEGQPRFRCQHCGFSGNAWHWLCPSCRRWNTTRAIAGVLGE; encoded by the coding sequence ATGCTTGAACTGACGGTTCTGTTCTTGCTGCTGCCGGTGGCGGCCGCCACGGGCTGGTGGCTGGCGCGGCGCCAGAGCGCCGGACGCAGCCGCAGTCGGACCCACGCGCTGTCCAGCAACTATTTCCGCGGCCTGAATTACCTGCTCAACGAGCAGCCGGACAAGGCCATCGAGGTCTTCCTCAAGCTGGTCGACGTCAACCAGGACACCGTGGAGACCCATCTTGCGCTCGGCAATCTGTTTCGGCGGCGCGGCGAGATGGACAAGGCCATTCGCTTTCACAAGCACATCATTACCCGACCGGGCCTGACCGACGAGCAGAGGACACAGGCGCTGATGGAGCTCGGCCAGGACTACATGCAGGCCGGTCTGCTTGACCGCGCCGAGCGCCTGTTCAATGACCTGGTCGTCCATGACGAGCACGATGCCCGACCAGCACGCCTGCTGCTGGATATCTACCAGCAAGAAAAGGACTGGGAGCAGGCGATCGAGCAGGCGCGGCGGCTTCATCAGATCGACGCTGATGGCAGCGCCAGCCTGATCGCGCATTTGTACTGCGAGCAGGCCCGGCAGCGCATGGCCGATGGTGAGTCGGTCGATCAGGTTCTGCAGGCACTGCGCCAGGCTCGGCGCTACGATTCAGGCAGTGCGCGTGCGCGTCTGATCGAAGCCGAGCTCGACAAGCGCGAGCGGCGCTGGAGCGAGGCGGCATTGAACTACCGGGCCGCCTGCGAGCTGGATCCGGACTGCCTGGTCTTTGCGCTGGACGATCTGCTCGAGAGTCATCGGCTGGCCCGGCGTAAAGACCTGGAATCCTGGCTGGAAACGCTGGTCGAGCGGCGACCGATGACAACCAGCATTCTGGCGCTGGCCCGGATGAAAGCCGAGCACAGTCCGGAGCGGGCCGTTGAGTTTCTGCTCGATCATCTGTCCCGGCGGCCCACCGTACGGGGGCTGGAGTACCTCATCGAGCTGGTCTACAAGCAGGGAGTCAGCCTGGACCGCGTCGGCCCGGAGCTGATCCAGGATCTCATGCGGCGATTGATCGAGGGCCAGCCCCGTTTTCGCTGCCAGCACTGTGGCTTTAGCGGCAACGCTTGGCACTGGTTGTGTCCAAGCTGTCGGCGCTGGAACACGACGCGCGCGATTGCGGGAGTTCTTGGCGAGTGA